In Chryseobacterium oranimense, a single window of DNA contains:
- a CDS encoding SDR family NAD(P)-dependent oxidoreductase — METKKVWFVTGASKGLGLALVKKLLAKNYRVAAATRNIQSLISEIGEQSEAFLPLELNLTDNEDVHSAVLKTIDHFGQIDIVVNNAGYGQIGTLEELTDKEARANFDVNVFGTLNVIRNTVPYLREQKSGHVFNISSIGGYSGNFPGWGIYCATKFAVAGLTESLAEEIKEFGVHATVVYPGYFRTDFLSKDSVKTPANPIQVYETARSSEQAHLNEINGNQPNDPEKGAEALIALSEVENPPVHFLLGSGTSEFLDAKIKTITGDAKQWEALTVSTVI, encoded by the coding sequence ATGGAAACAAAAAAAGTATGGTTCGTAACAGGAGCCTCAAAAGGTCTGGGACTGGCCTTAGTGAAAAAATTATTGGCAAAAAACTATCGCGTAGCTGCAGCCACAAGAAACATACAGTCTTTAATCTCAGAAATCGGAGAACAATCTGAAGCATTTCTGCCTCTCGAACTGAATTTAACGGATAACGAAGACGTACATTCAGCTGTTTTAAAAACAATTGATCATTTCGGACAGATTGATATCGTGGTGAACAATGCCGGATACGGGCAGATCGGTACCCTGGAAGAACTGACAGATAAAGAAGCAAGAGCCAATTTTGACGTCAATGTATTTGGTACCCTGAATGTGATCAGGAATACTGTTCCTTATCTCCGGGAGCAAAAATCAGGACATGTGTTTAATATTTCTTCTATTGGAGGGTATTCCGGAAATTTTCCGGGTTGGGGAATTTATTGTGCAACAAAGTTTGCAGTAGCAGGGCTGACTGAATCGCTGGCTGAAGAAATTAAAGAATTCGGGGTTCATGCAACTGTAGTCTATCCCGGCTATTTCCGAACAGATTTCCTAAGTAAAGATTCTGTGAAAACACCGGCAAATCCAATCCAGGTGTATGAAACGGCCAGAAGTTCCGAACAGGCCCATCTTAACGAGATCAACGGAAATCAGCCTAACGATCCTGAAAAAGGTGCAGAAGCCCTGATTGCACTCAGTGAAGTAGAGAATCCACCGGTTCATTTTCTTTTGGGAAGCGGTACTTCCGAATTTCTGGATGCAAAAATCAAAACCATTACCGGTGATGCCAAACAATGGGAAGCCCTGACAGTGTCTACGGTAATATAA
- a CDS encoding helix-turn-helix domain-containing protein, producing the protein MKPPFRFSTISEFHAFCNLPGPEHPMISLIDYSKVNYPTDDSELKWIQNFYSIGLKRNVNAKFNYGQQKYDFDSGVLCFVSPLQFLKLEIKPDVVVEPTGWLLVIHPDFLWNTPLAKKIKSYDFFKYNVNEALFLSDKEEKVVVDILKNIEREYQSNIDKFSQELIAAQIELLLIYSERFYERQFFTRKKSSHELLERFEEVLSKYIDSGNLIEHGIPSVKTIAAEMNISSNYLGSLLRIHTQQNTQQHIQNKLIDLAKERLSTTHLSVSEIAYELGFEHPQSFSKLFKQKTNLSPLEFRKLFN; encoded by the coding sequence ATGAAACCTCCATTCCGCTTTAGCACAATTTCAGAATTTCATGCCTTCTGTAATCTTCCCGGCCCTGAACATCCCATGATCAGCCTGATTGATTACAGCAAGGTGAACTATCCTACAGATGACAGTGAGCTGAAATGGATCCAGAATTTTTACTCCATCGGTCTGAAACGTAATGTGAATGCTAAGTTTAACTACGGCCAGCAGAAATATGACTTTGATTCCGGAGTTTTATGTTTTGTTTCTCCGCTTCAGTTTCTGAAACTGGAAATAAAACCTGATGTGGTGGTAGAACCTACTGGCTGGCTGCTGGTCATTCATCCGGATTTCCTCTGGAATACCCCACTCGCAAAGAAGATAAAATCTTACGACTTTTTTAAGTATAATGTTAATGAAGCTCTTTTTCTTTCAGATAAAGAAGAAAAGGTTGTTGTAGACATTCTGAAAAATATAGAGCGGGAATACCAGTCGAATATCGATAAATTCTCTCAGGAACTGATTGCTGCCCAGATTGAGCTCCTGCTTATTTATTCGGAACGTTTTTATGAACGGCAGTTTTTCACCCGGAAAAAATCCAGCCACGAGCTTCTGGAGAGATTTGAGGAGGTACTTTCCAAGTATATTGACAGCGGAAATCTTATAGAACACGGAATCCCCTCTGTAAAGACTATAGCCGCAGAAATGAATATTTCGTCCAATTATTTAGGATCTTTGCTAAGGATTCATACCCAGCAAAATACCCAGCAGCATATCCAGAACAAACTCATCGACCTGGCCAAAGAACGCCTCAGCACCACACACCTTTCGGTAAGTGAAATTGCTTATGAATTGGGTTTTGAGCATCCGCAGTCTTTCAGCAAACTGTTTAAG